The following DNA comes from Bacteroidales bacterium.
CAGATGTTAAAAGAAGAAATGGGATGAAAAAGACACACCTTTTCAGGACATTGATATTTCTGATAATTGGCATTGGCATATTTATCTATATTTATAAAGATTTGCAACTGGATCAAATTGGGAATACCCTTAGTTCACTTAAATATGAATGGATTGTATTATCAGGGATATTTGGTCTTGCCAGTCACTTCGTCCGTACATTACGGTGGCAGCTCCTTATCGAACCACTGGCCCACAAACCCAATACATTGAATACCTATCTGGCTGTGCTTATTTTGTATTTGTTTAATATTTTGATACCCAGGGGAGGTGAAATCGCTAGGTGCACGGCTCTCAACAGATATGAAAAGATACCATTTCCAAAACTGCTTGGAACAGTAGTAACTGAGCGTTTGTCAGATTTAGCCATATTTGCACTCATTTTAGTCGCTCTTATAATATGGGATTCCCCCGTTATTGATAATTTTTTTAACAACAATCCCAGGCTTGTAGATGGATTCCGGAATACCATACACAGTGAATATTTTTATCTGACTTTATTGGTTATAGCAGGAGCAGGTTTCTTTATTTTTTATTCCCGGGGTGGTTCCAATTCAACATTGATGGACAAGATACTGAAGGTCAAGGAGCAGTTTCGCGAGGGGATATCCACCATTTCCAGGACAAAGAGTTCGCTGTTGTATGTTTTTTATACTTTGTCTATCATCTTTTTATGGCTCTTAATGCTATATGTCGTATTTTTTGCATATGAGCCTACCTCGAACCTGTCTTTTAAGATAGCCGTTATTACATTTGCGATCAGTTCATTTGCTTTTATCTTGCCCATTCAGGCTGGCATCGGTGCATGGCACTACCTTGTCATTCAGGTTTTGTTTCTCTTCGGTATTGATAAAGATATCGGGGCAGTATTTGCATTGATTGCCCATACTTTTACCAATCTTATTTTTTTGATTGTCGGAACGGTAGCTTTTATCATTTTACCCCTTGTTAACAGTGAAAAAGAGTCCGTCAAGCTTAAAGATATAACCCAAAGTAAAGAGATATAAGGGTTATTAATTCGCAATAAAATTTTTTATCTTTCAAAATTTGAATGAGAACAGTTAATCCAGTCGTATATTTATATGTGTTTCTATGATGCGCTCCGTATATTTTTTCTGAAGGCTTTTTCTGTAGTGAAGAATTTGCTTTTTATGTTCTGTTTCATTGGATTGGTGCCCTTTACCGTCGAAGCCCAGTTTTTCTCTGTATATGATATTGAGAAAGAAAATTATCCGGTTATCCGGGCCCGTTATTCATATATAAAAGAAGGCGGGGAGCAGGTATATCAATTCAGCAGGAAAGATTTGAATGTGTTTGAAAACGAAGAAGAGGCACAGATTCTTTCTTTGAAGGAGCCCAGAAAGACATCTCCGAAAAAGCTTTCAGCTGTACTTACATTCGATGTATCCAGTTCAATGAATAAAGAACGTATGGAGATTGCGCGGGCAGCGGGCTTAAAATTTATTGAACTGTTGCCCCTGGAAGTATCCGAATGTGCTATTTCCAGTTTCGACCACGGAAACTATCTGCATTCTGA
Coding sequences within:
- a CDS encoding flippase-like domain-containing protein, translated to MKKTHLFRTLIFLIIGIGIFIYIYKDLQLDQIGNTLSSLKYEWIVLSGIFGLASHFVRTLRWQLLIEPLAHKPNTLNTYLAVLILYLFNILIPRGGEIARCTALNRYEKIPFPKLLGTVVTERLSDLAIFALILVALIIWDSPVIDNFFNNNPRLVDGFRNTIHSEYFYLTLLVIAGAGFFIFYSRGGSNSTLMDKILKVKEQFREGISTISRTKSSLLYVFYTLSIIFLWLLMLYVVFFAYEPTSNLSFKIAVITFAISSFAFILPIQAGIGAWHYLVIQVLFLFGIDKDIGAVFALIAHTFTNLIFLIVGTVAFIILPLVNSEKESVKLKDITQSKEI